Proteins co-encoded in one Pseudomonadota bacterium genomic window:
- a CDS encoding RNA polymerase sigma factor, whose protein sequence is MHQSTKQLPRSSDIGAQIAFASASGDRAAQRRLADLLLDRVALTVRYLAGGDSDADDYVQMAMIEILRSVGSFRGESSLETWAEKIAVRTTMRHLKHRRWRGQIVELDPAPEGVSRAVGADRRLAQSSLADRLTAIVGTLTPERREVVTLRLVLGHSIEEIAVLTGAKINTVRDRLAVARRQLRSKIARDPVLREAKEMSAWDE, encoded by the coding sequence ATGCATCAGTCCACGAAACAGCTTCCCCGCTCGAGCGACATAGGCGCGCAGATCGCGTTCGCGTCCGCGTCCGGCGATCGGGCGGCGCAGCGCAGGCTCGCGGATCTGCTGCTCGATCGCGTGGCGCTCACGGTGCGCTACCTCGCGGGCGGGGACTCGGACGCGGACGACTACGTGCAGATGGCGATGATCGAGATCCTGCGCTCGGTCGGCTCGTTCCGCGGGGAGAGCTCGCTCGAGACGTGGGCCGAGAAGATCGCGGTGCGCACGACGATGCGCCACCTGAAGCACCGCCGCTGGCGCGGCCAGATCGTCGAGCTCGATCCGGCGCCGGAAGGGGTGAGCCGGGCCGTCGGGGCGGATCGGCGCCTCGCGCAGTCGTCGCTCGCGGATCGGCTGACCGCAATCGTCGGCACGCTGACGCCGGAACGCCGCGAGGTCGTCACGTTGCGGCTCGTTTTGGGGCACAGCATCGAGGAGATCGCCGTGCTCACGGGGGCGAAGATCAACACCGTTCGAGACCGGCTGGCGGTCGCGCGGCGGCAGCTGCGCTCGAAGATCGCCCGCGACCCCGTGTTGCGCGAGGCCAAGGAGATGTCGGCATGGGACGAATGA
- a CDS encoding C-type lectin domain-containing protein, protein MRAMSILAALGLCLAPASCGDGGGGSGGDSDSDSDSDGDSDTDSDSDADLCGNGVIDPGELCDAEGEPNDRCGDDCAVTCLGDEVLDPDTGHCYVINGHVDYWTTGRWQCQEMGEGFDLVAPTTIEEISFLHGALELAESWAYWTAGHTVLGETAFKWVTGEEWAYGTSGEPWQGAEPDDVTYDPYTDWCVAMRTDVDGAEPWLVLEDFTCGGADTICEWTPPGTVPTPEQAFLAGMSGRWHASIGASYTAGCICLNLDSGGGVELPSGIAFSDTGLDIDAGDIVELDPETGWVDILVKVDTTTDEFHWHIQGTVDAAFESFTGNWVGVEDAFWDDALTMDRSEQTCQELSGTSGAPC, encoded by the coding sequence ATGCGCGCGATGTCTATCCTTGCCGCCCTCGGTCTCTGCCTCGCCCCGGCGAGCTGCGGGGACGGCGGCGGCGGCTCGGGCGGCGACTCGGACTCCGACTCGGATTCGGACGGCGACTCGGACACGGACTCCGACAGCGACGCGGATCTCTGCGGCAACGGCGTCATCGATCCCGGCGAGCTGTGCGACGCGGAGGGCGAGCCGAACGACAGGTGCGGCGACGACTGCGCGGTGACGTGCCTCGGCGACGAGGTGCTCGATCCGGACACGGGGCACTGCTACGTGATCAACGGCCACGTCGACTACTGGACCACGGGCCGCTGGCAGTGCCAGGAGATGGGGGAGGGCTTCGACCTCGTGGCGCCGACCACGATCGAGGAGATCTCCTTCCTGCACGGCGCGCTCGAGCTCGCTGAGTCGTGGGCGTACTGGACCGCCGGCCACACGGTGCTCGGCGAGACGGCGTTCAAGTGGGTCACCGGCGAGGAGTGGGCGTACGGAACGTCCGGAGAGCCGTGGCAGGGCGCCGAGCCGGACGACGTGACCTACGATCCCTACACCGACTGGTGCGTCGCGATGCGCACCGACGTGGACGGCGCCGAGCCGTGGCTCGTGCTCGAGGACTTCACCTGCGGCGGCGCGGACACCATCTGCGAGTGGACGCCGCCCGGCACGGTCCCGACACCCGAGCAGGCGTTCCTCGCGGGGATGTCCGGGAGGTGGCACGCGAGCATCGGCGCGAGCTACACGGCCGGCTGCATCTGCCTCAACCTGGACTCGGGGGGCGGCGTCGAGCTGCCGTCCGGGATTGCGTTCTCCGACACCGGGCTCGACATCGACGCGGGCGACATCGTGGAGCTCGATCCCGAGACGGGCTGGGTCGACATCCTCGTGAAGGTCGACACGACGACCGACGAGTTCCATTGGCACATCCAGGGCACGGTCGACGCGGCGTTCGAGTCGTTCACCGGCAACTGGGTCGGGGTCGAGGATGCGTTCTGGGACGACGCGTTGACCATGGATCGCAGCGAGCAGACGTGCCAGGAGCTCTCCGGGACGAGCGGCGCGCCCTGCTGA
- a CDS encoding phosphatase PAP2 family protein, which translates to MVARSTTLWIGCGLAIAAVIPFAAPFDLEVSSAVARLDDGFAALVQDHGTHPALVLYVAAIVCLGVPSLRRRSSLAARAASAVLVQALAHTMFAVNAIKFLWGRERFASVVAGDASFSPVWTLDPGGGGMSFPSGHVATALVLLPAALLLLREGRRGGGAVVVVGSALYAAAIAWGRLRLGAHYLTDVLFSAGTAVLFAPLSVALGDRYLALFERAAGGSRE; encoded by the coding sequence ATGGTCGCGCGTTCGACGACGTTGTGGATCGGCTGCGGCCTCGCGATCGCGGCCGTGATCCCTTTCGCCGCCCCGTTCGATCTCGAGGTTTCGAGCGCCGTGGCCAGGCTCGACGATGGGTTCGCCGCGCTCGTCCAGGACCACGGCACGCACCCGGCGCTCGTGCTCTACGTCGCCGCGATCGTCTGCCTGGGCGTGCCTTCCCTGCGTCGCCGTTCGTCGCTCGCCGCGCGCGCCGCGTCGGCGGTGCTCGTGCAGGCGCTCGCCCACACCATGTTCGCGGTGAACGCGATCAAGTTTCTCTGGGGGCGGGAGCGCTTCGCCTCGGTCGTCGCGGGAGACGCCTCCTTCTCTCCTGTCTGGACGCTCGATCCCGGGGGCGGCGGGATGTCGTTCCCGTCCGGCCACGTGGCGACCGCGCTCGTGCTCCTGCCCGCGGCGCTCCTCCTTCTGCGCGAAGGGAGACGAGGCGGAGGCGCCGTCGTCGTCGTCGGCTCGGCGCTGTACGCCGCCGCGATCGCCTGGGGACGGCTCCGGCTCGGCGCGCACTACCTCACGGACGTCCTGTTCTCCGCCGGGACGGCGGTCCTGTTCGCGCCGCTCTCCGTCGCCCTCGGCGACCGTTACCTCGCGCTGTTCGAACGCGCCGCAGGGGGCTCTCGCGAGTAG